cagttaaaaaaaaacatactggtaaaaatcactgagacacggcagtaacagcagcaacaggctagcgcagcgctaacagggctaaaaaaaaaaaaaaaaaaaaaaaacatacaggtaaaagtcacttcctcggcacatatattccaccgatcacactcttactttttccgctcgagtgcccccttgcggctgttaaaaaaaaatgcacaaattagccgcatcaccgcataaaccgcagggttgaaagcgtgtgaaaaaagtcgcggcttataggtcgaaattacggtacatcacGAGCTTTAGACATTTTGCAATAACATTTTCTCTTAAAGAAGCCAAATTCTTGTCTTCACCTACATcaccctgttaaaaaaaatccattaaatgTAAGTAATATGGGCTCATTATCAttcatattttacacatttagaGGTAATATTTATAATAAACTGTGATTAATCTTAACATAATGTTGGGCGTTGGCGCACAAATGAAGACGACGCTGCATCTTGCACAAATGTGACTCTTTGAAGTAATACTTTTATAGTTTCTATGAATTGAATGTTTGTTGTTCTTCTCAGTACAGTTCTGATTTGACCTCTGACTTCAGGTGAGgccgtttccatttttttttacctcacctTTCATCTCACCCGCCAGCTCGTACTGCCGGCGGGGTTCAGCCGACCGCACCTCCAGGGCAGTGAACAAGCCTCCCTTCCCCCACCGGCCCGAGTCATCTAAAAACAAcgacgacattttttttttgtcattcaccCAACCATTCATATAACATGATGAATATTGATTCTGCAACCATACAACACCGGAGCTTTTCTTAAAGGGCCAGTCACCCCATAGTGTTCAATAGAGTTACGAAAAACGTGATTAAAACGACCGCTAGCCTGGAACATACCAACACAATGCACGATGACGGCGTCCCCGCGTGCGGCGTGAGGATGCGTCACGTCTCCCAGGACGTAGTGGATGGCGCCGCCGTCCGAGTCGGCCGAGGCCACGCTCGTggcgtcctcctcgtcctcctcttcgTCTTCGTCGCTGTGCGCGGGTTTCAGGCAGCGCGATCTGTAGCCGCTCGACGCCCACCGCGCCATCCTGGGCGGAACGGCACAAGACGGGAGAAGTCGGTGATTTCCAAACAAAGGAATTTGTGCACTTTCACTGAATTGGTCGGAAAATGATTGCACAAAACTTTCTGATGGTTCTTTCTTTGTGACTGGGGACAGAAGAGGAACTTTCCAAAACTGTCCAAAATTAAGATTCAGGGGAGAATAAAGGTGCACTAAACTTTGGAAATATTTCCATATGTTGAGTACTATTTGTACTCCAGTGTTTTaagcaaatgtttgtctttttcacTAATTTTCTACAGTAAACAAGTTGGACGCTTCTGAAGCAGATTTTGGCAGAGAAGGTCCCCCACGACTGTAACCGCCAGTAAAAATACAAGTATATACATATTACTGTATACGTTACTTCACCATATGTGTTAAAGGCACACTTCTTTGAAGGTTAATTATCATCATAACACCAATGCTAATTTTGctttatatgttagcattaagctagcagacaaAATTATATGGTTTGGTTaaacattttggtttaaatatacaatgttggcttcacagttctgaggtcccgactTCAataccagcctgtgtggagtttgtatgttctccccgtgcctgcgtggcttttctccgggcgggcactccggtttcctcccacatcccaaaaacacgcaacattaattggacacgctaaattgcgcataggtgtgattgtgagtgccgctgtttgtctttatgtgccctgcgattggctggcaaacagttcagggtacccctcccccccatcctgcctattgacagctgggattggctccagaacacccgcgaccctcatgaggataagcggtaaagaaaatggatggatggatatacaatgtttaattgtcttttgttttatgtgtgaGTTTCTCACTTAACTTGGGAAAAGTGGGAGTGACTAAAATCTTGAAGCAAGCACCCTTTGCCTCTTATTTGATCTGTCCAAGCAACAGTTAATGGTCTGCCATTTTTTAACGAGAGCACAACAGGGGCTAagtgatattttaaaaagtggtttTTTTTAGGCTTAAGTGTGTTTTAATCCACTTAAATATCTCAAAGAACATAGGTAGGAGTAAATTATGTTTAAGAAAAaggactctctctctctctctctctctgtatatatatatatatatatatatataaaatctagCAGATTTTTGCCTATCGTTACTGGTTGTCAAACATAACAGCCGTGATTTGTACAGGGGTTTACTGTCCTACAAATGAAGTATCCCCGTTTAGCAGTTTATGCTAGCAATGTACAGTGACAGGcagaaaaaatattattattatacatattatacaattattttgtggggtttttttttttaccttttttgttCTGTGGGTTGCCATAAacaattttttaatgtaaaatatgtgattTGGCTCAGCAAAGTTTAGTAACGACTGTAAcgagttacttttttttgtacttgtgctcctcctgcttcttcttggcCTCCGCCTCATATTTGGCCCGCTTGGCCGCCGCCTCCTCGCGCTTCCGCCGCCGtagctccgcctcctcctcagtGAGAGGACGCCGCTTCCTGCTCGGGAAGgcgagcgccgccgccgccgacaccTGCAAAGTGCAGGCGAGCGGATGTTAAACGGGTGCTGACACCACAGGTCAGTTGCTTTGACTTAAGATCGGCGTGTCGCACCAGGCATTCGCTTTTGGTACTGATTGCAACAATATGTCAATATATTATGTTCCATGgaataaatggcaaaaaaatgaaaaaatgaaacaatttaagATGGACTCCGACCACTGCTCACTCAATTGACAAGACTGATGTAAGGtaccaaaataataacaaaacccCAAGTTCCACAAAGATTTAAATCACATTACTTCTAGTCCCCAGAACTAAAAAGTTCAAATTATAAATGTATGAAATAAAGTCTTTTTGTGGTCCTGAAAAAGTAACATTAACACGTAAAGTTCCAGGAACTTGTTGTCACTGGAAATATatacttggaaaaaaagtatGCCCAGCTCCAAAATTTTtcctgatcttttaaaaatacccCACCAAGCTAAGGCCTTCTTTAAACGCCCCAAAGagtccaccccccaaaaatatacaaGTTAAAAGaagttttaattattattacttgTAATTCCATGACCTAAAAGCTTACCAGCGGACATTTCTCCCCTTAGGGCTCCaggaccccccaaaaatactgtacaactcTCAAGTCAGGTCTTCTTCTGGCCCTGATAAATTTCCATTtccaaattgtgtttttattcttaGTACTTTATATTTCCACAAAATGTTCGAGGAACTAGTACTTGTCTTTATTTATAGCACGTGGAACTAAATAGTTTAAATCTGACAGGTTATACCACTCACACAAGTTTTCTGGACCTCCCGTATGCGCCGCTACCCACCAGGattttcttttggtcacgatAAGATACCTCAAAAGCCACATTTCCACTCAAATTAGCTGTGTTCTCGCTACTTGAAATCAGAATCTGAAATCGGTTACGTTTTGACTCCACCTCATAATTACCATTCATGGGGTCTAGTCCAACCTCTGTTGAGTTCATGAACTGATTTTGTCGCTCACGTTTTGTCTGTTGTGTGAATCTGAACTCATGAGAAAGTCTCACGTCGGTTTTGTTCCGCAGACTTCGTCCTTCCCCGCCGGTTTTCTGCAGCTCGGCGAGCTGTTCCTCCAGCAGGCGCTCGAAGCTCTTCTGGTCCTCCGAGCTGGGGTCCTTGCTGTAGTCTTTGCCCTCGAAGCAGTACATGTGGTCTGGAAGGACAACAACAAGTTTACATTAATGTTCTTGTGAACATGTGGTGATAACGGGCGCACATTTCCTGAGCCAAAAGGTGAAAATTTGTGATGAACTGAGACtatataaagcaaaaaaaaaaaaaaacaaaacatactctGCATGTCATATTCCGACTCCCTGTCTTCCTCTTCTCGCAAAGAGGAGGGGTCTTCGTCTGCATCCTCTTGGTCGACCGTCCAGCGACCGTCACGTGAGGGTCCGAGGATCTTCTGCAGTTTCACGTCCTGGACCGAGCTCTCGTCGGAGGACAGCAGCTTGTCCACGCCGAACTTCAAGATCTCACTGAGCTAAAAGAAACCGCATGAGGAAAATGTAAGACCTCTCAATAAATGTTACCGCTAGGAATGGGCGATAAGTGCTCAAGATTATGACAATATTTTAAGATATTTGGGGATGTTTTGTTTAAGGAAGAATATAGATccaatgaaaaataacaaaggGCTCTCCAAAATATTCACTGCCAGCCTTGCCACTTAAAAGGGAGATTTGACTTCTAtatccgtcaatggcagtgaatgagctTAAATGTGAGAAGTCGATATCACAaggaggcacggtggataaagcgttggcctcacggttctgaggtcccgggttcaatcccggcctcgcctgtttggagtttgcatgttctcctcgtccctgcgtggcttttctccgggcactgcggtttcctcccacatcccaaaaacatgcaacgttaattggacactctaaattgcgccttggtgtaattgtgagtgcggctgtttgtctccatgtgccctgcgattggctggcgaccagttcagggtgtaccccgcatcctgcttgttgacagctgggataggctccagtattcccgcggcccttgtgaggatcagtggcaaagaaaatggatggatggatatatatatacatattttaatattaaatataaatgtgaattattaaatatatttacagataatttttaaaatatttatacattttatattaaatatatatattttaaaaaaatgtaaatatttatacGTGTTTTAATCAGTTACAATAAAAGCTTGCCTCtttttaccccgcctcctgcccattgacagctggaataggctcgcgcactccccgcaacccttgtgaggatatgcggctaaggaaatggttggatggatggatgatgtagtCTTACTATGTCACAAggcaaaccatccatccattttctttgatgcttatcctcatgagggtgccAGGGAGTGCTGCCTACAAGACAAACCATTCAGTCAAATTTTCATTCTAAACGTCACTTGTAAGATTccatataagaaaaaaaaaaaaaaaaaaaaaaattctaaatctgTACGCACGTTCTGCACAGTGAACAGTTGGAAAGCAGTTAGAAAAGCGTAAGTGAATTTCACTCGTGAAGGTCAAAGTGCATTTTACGGTCATCTTTTCGTAAGTAGGGTCTACGTCAGGTTTCTTCATTGGTCTTAGGGGTGGTTACGAATGAGCCGGAAAAACTCCCAACACAAAGAGTcagtgcaaacatttttttctttcacgttaaaaaaaaaacaaaaacaatgtgtcATCATTTATCAGCACAAATAGGACGTGAGGTTGCCCGTAATTGAAACTGAGGGGAAGGACGGTGGGCGAGGGGTGGGAGTTGCAAGGGGGGGGTCGAGTGTTGTCGCGCTCACTTGCAGTCCCGCCGCTGCAGACTGAGCGCGCTCCAGCAGCGAGAAACGTCCCTCCTCGATCACTGCGTTGGTGAGCTCCAGCTTGGAGACGGCGCGCGAGTACATGATCTCCTCCACCGTGTCTCTGGCCAGCAGGCGGACCACCTTCACCGGCCTGCGACagatatttggggaaaaaaataaaaataaaaataccacaaTGGCATAAAGGACAGATTCAACTCCTTTACATAAAGATAAAAGAAATGAGTAATTTTCAGATGAGATGGAGAAGATGGAGAACACTGCAAGCTTGTCGTGCTTTTCACagttgaagaaaacaaaacaccaactAGCCTATTTCGACAAAGTAAGGAATCGAAAGTACAAATGCAGGAAcaacaagtggaaaaaaaccctcaaagaTATCTGAACTATCTACTTAGATAAAGGGAGGAAATATTTATTCATGGTTCCTTTCCACCACAGATAAATGAGGACACGGTCACGTGACCTGTGCTGGCCAATCCGGTGGCAGCGCGCGGCAGCCTGCAGGTCGTTTTGAGGGTTGAAGTCGCTGTCCATAAAGATGACCGTGTCCGCAGCCGTCAGGTTCATGCCCACGCCTCCTGCGCACAAAGTCGCCCGACACCATCCAGTtttcataccgcttatcctcatgaggcttGCGGGCGGTGTGCAAAcaaaaccattcgcactcacattcacaccgacgggcaatttagagccttcaatcaACCGAGCACGCATGCTTTTgggagaaaatgagaaaactccccacaggcaaaggcggatttgaacccccaaccTCTGAACCATTAGATTAGATGTGCTACCAAGTTGTGGTTGTCTTAATTTATTCatagatccattttcttttgctgcttatcctcacgagcgtcgcagggagtgccggagcctatcccagctgtcaacgagcaggaggcagggtacaccctgaactggtcgccagccaatcgcagggcacatggagacaaacagccgcactcacaatcacacctaggggcaatttacagcgtccaattaatgttgcatgtttttgggatgtgtgaggaaaccgaagtgcccggaggaaacccacgcaggcaccgggagaacatgcaaactccgcacaggcagctctgggatcgaacccgggcactcagaactgtgaggccgaccctttaccagctgacccaccgtgccgcccaacaaaacaaaacgttctAACAAAAACGTGGCGTTTTCAAGGGTGGCAGGAACGCATTGACAGAATTTCCATTGTTTTCGATGGGGGCAATTGCTTTGCTATTAATTGTTCTTCTCAGTAcgcaacatgaatgtcgtaccagggtagCACCGAATTCCGGAGACAAGTTcgttgtgtgttgttacacacttggccattaaataaAATTCTTattcatcaaataaaaatagaacactCACACAGCGCAGTTGCGTGCTGTTATATTACGTTTTTATACACTGTTGATGGTTTCTCTAGTTACGAGGTGATGTTTAGAGTATTAAGAGGTGGATTAAGTGAGCAAAGTGGCCACTGAGGGCCCGAATACCAAGTGGGCAGGCCGCCACTGGGTCGACCTAAGTGTTAGCTTAGCATCGAAGGCTATTCTCAAGCACATCAGCCTCTGTGTTGACTTTAAACTTCAAGTTTCATGTCGAGCGGATGGACTTGAGGGCCCAAAAGCGATCAGGCAAGCGACAGGAAGTCAAGCCGAAACGTGGCTGCTTTCGCACAGCGCGATGGCCTCGTTTTTCCACCGCCGAGCGTCATCCTGCCGCAGCTCTTATCTGCCGTCATCAGGCTCTCGCtttcctctctcacacacacgcgcgccgCATGTTTTAGCTGAATTTGCAAGATGGCAAGAGCGTGCGAATTCACCTGCTTTGGTACCGAGCAGGAAGACGAAAACGTCCTCGCCGCTGAACTTCTTCACCGCCAGGTTGCGTTCTTCGCCGCGGACCGAGCCGTCCAGACGCTCGTAGCTGAAACCTGCGCCGGAACGGTCGTCCGTTTCGGCCAGACGCCACTTTCGGTACACCTTCGAACGGGACGCCTACCTCTGTACTCCATGTAGTCCTGAAGGATGTCCAGCATCCTGGTCATCTGGGAGAAGAGGAGAACACGATGCCCCCTGAAAGCACACAGACCCCCACACACCAAAGTAcagttttcaaaattaaattaaatcttATCTGGGCCCAAAGCCTGTTCCACTGATCATAACAATGTGAAATAATCAATTTATCCATCAGTTTATTCAATTGTGAAAACGCAAATTCTCTTGAACAATTACTTCGGCTTTGCTTATTATTGCatattcatttaatttgttGGATGCTCTGAAATGTAACAGATTTACTATAGGAATGAATTTTGATGATttaatgcacaggtgtcaaactcaaggcccgggggccagatctggcccaccacgtgatgttatgtggcccgcgaaggcaaatagTCTGTGTCAaaatccatgattcttgtgaaaatatgtcctaacttttcaaattgtcatatatgaAAATGATAATGTCAAGATAttagaagcatttttgtgtcaccgaacgcttgatttctgattccaaaactagctcataaatttcatgtgtgaatATGGCGTGACAATTCAGGATTTCTACGGTTTCACCGTAACGGCCCTCTGTGGGAAATCATAACtacgatgtgccccgcgacaaaaatgactgacacccctgatttaatgGAGTACTTATCGTTTCAATAAAATCACAATATAGATTTACTTGTCTTTATTGAAcagtatttttattcatgtaatttTAATCTTTGTGTTCTTTGTTTAGAGTAAATTTGATTTGAATgacaacattttctttaatataATCCATactataatgtgaaaaaaataccgTCGTTAGTAAGGACATTTTTTACTTCCTTAATGGCAAAtccccaattttattttttttaaccttaacaCATTTGCAGTTATTTCACGTCATTTTTATGCATGGATCTAATGGACTTCATAATATTGAATTTGTAGTTATTCACTTGTCAgtcccttttttaaaaagaatttcattgatttaattatttaatgttCATTTAACTAATGGTTTCATTATTTGTTATTCTGTGACATTTAGGCTCTCTCTTATTGTGAAATGACATTTCTATTAATTTAgtcatgttttttcatttacttgaCCGAATTGTCTGAATTTTATTCATGTCGTTATTCTTTCTGTTTTTCCTCAATgatatttttcatgaatttaactgtgctttttttttttcctctgagtcACGATGATCCACTGGGCGGAACAAGATAACGACAAAAGCAACACACCCTTGATGCAGGTAGGCTAACATGTTGTCCAGGAGGCGGAGTTTCCCGCTTGCTTCAATCAGATGTTCCCCCATCTCAAACGGTTCCGGTTCCACTCCTAcgtgggaggaggggggggggggtgtggggggggtaaTAAGAGAATCCCCAACCAAGCCTTTGGAAACGGCGCCTGAAGCGAGCTGAAGTTCTTTACCGTCAAACAGATACGGGTGGTCCACGCACTTCCTCAGCTGGATCAGAATGTTCAGCAGACGGGTCTTGCTGCTCTGGTCGTTGCCAAAAGCCTctatgcaaaataaatacataaaaattgtTAGCAGGTGCCAGACCAGGGTGCGAAATTGAGCACTCGACCCTCACATCCCCAACCATGTTGTGCTGTTGTATTATGAATTACTGTAAACACGATCAGAAGCGCCAACCTACTTATTCATCTTAGATTCTAATATTTCTTGTAggaaattgtattaatttattaCGAACAGAAGGAGTCACTGACGGCGtaagtggtacacacgcctgcctttggtgcggggcagcgtgggatcgattcctgctcagcgaCGATGTCGATAtcagccctgcgactgactggcgaccagttcagggtctcgtacacctttcgcctgaagctagctcggataggctccagcttttcccgcaacccttgagaggataagcggcttcgataatggatggatgaatatcctGAACagtatttaattcatttttccgTGTTTTTGTTCGCTGCATTGCTTCCAGTAGTTGCCTGTTGCGTCTTTgaattttttatctttttgtccAATCGGATTTCGGCCTCGATGTGTTGCCGTGGTAATCTAACCTACCCATTGTCTTCCGAATCAGTCGTGATATTTCACGCAACTTaaactacattttgttttggaattGTTTCTTTAAGCAGTCAAGATTTCAAACAAATCCTCGCAAGGACAAAGAACTGGTCTTTGATGACATCGGCGTTTTTCTTGTCCCCTGATTGGTTGGTCAGACCCAAACCGGTTACAACCAACTTCGACGAGCAGCACACATTTCGAATAATCTGCACACTTGGAATACATTTAACAATCTCTATCTTTGggcagaaaaatgtgttttattgacattttgtgtttttgtcacattattGGAGAAATAAGTTGAAAAGGACTCTCACCGACATCCTTCATCAGGAGGGCTTTGTAGTATTTCTTCTGTAGCGCCGACATGCCGTGGTACACCACCACTTCCGTCTTCTTGGGCAGGTCCACCGCCACCTCCGACTTGACCCGGCGGAGCAAGAAGGGCTCCAGGACGCTCTGCAGCTCGGCAGCTGGGGGCCGACAAATACTCTTTAACTTCCGCGTTTCTTTGTAGAACGCGGcttctcaaacttttaacaCAAAGTGACACTTCAAAAAATACTTGGTTCTCAAAGTACAAAGATGCCTCGGCTCTCGATCAAAAGCCgctccagaaaacggttcgagaagtgatttgtttgaaaaccaaatcgatgtttctcattacaatgaatgggaaaagaaataatgcgttccaagcctaaaacaaTGTagctttttaaagcaatttgttttagcttttcctgataataaactgcatagtagaaatacatgtatagtttaataattttatataataaataatttaagaaatatatttaatttctgCTTAAAATGTGCATTGTGTATCTGCAGCGACTCGGcctccagccttgtaaacttttttttattgacaaatgtgcagaataactttaaacaagcaacttgccttatttggagccatgattgggggtaatacggtagtcctccataagaagaaaaacaacagtcactaccgggacacgtctgtgtacaaaggctgcattatacagaataacaaaagtccggtgtttgcgccgcgcgcgttatgtcatttccaggggtttttttttttttttcagtggctgTTCGaattaacaataacaaaacgcgtggatcagctgcttgcgccgcgtgcattgtgttatttccgggttttttcggcagcgtgggaattcgcagcaaagcgcgtcgtgggtcagctggtctggtcacgcgcaatatgttatttccgggttttgtcgggggcgttcgagtaccaattttcgttcgaaaacagaagcagaaaaaaaaaaaaaaatctcaaaattttcatacgaaaactgatttgttcaaaaacaagaACGTTCAAGAAGTGAGACTTTACTGTACACCTAAATTCAAGCCATTGTAACAGTTTGACCATTTAATTCAGTGATACTTTTGCATACCAATAGGGGGAGCCTGCACACAGCAACATTTGATGGTCCAATGAAAGTgtacaaatggttgtttctttttaagcggcctgcgattagctggcaaccagttaatgGTCTCCTggcgaagatagctgggatatgctccagcattaagggttcagaaaatgggtggatggatattattaaaTCAAGTACTCCAGCGACCTCATGAGGGCAAGTACAGAAATCCATTTCAATAGTAAAAATGGCACTTTAACGGctaaattcccccaaaatattGAATGTTTTGTAATACTGAGGAGGCTCTATAAGTTGTTTGAgtaaattatgaaaaaataaatgaatttttttttgggggggggggggggcatcataCCAAGTGCTGGTTGACTCCGCACGTCTGCGTAAGAGCGGGAAAAGTCGTCCGCGTCTTCTGCCGAGAAGACAGCGGGCTGGACGAAACTCAGCAGGGAGTGGAGCTCCTGCAGGTTGTTCTGGATGGGCGTGCCAGTCAGCAGAACCCGGAAGTCCAGTGAGAACTGCGCACGGAGCCGTGAGCGGTGTCAGCGACGAAACAAAAACCAAGGACGGCGATGTTGAACATTGGTGTCACTCGGTACCTCCGTCAGGGTCTTACGTAGCAGAGAGTTCTGGTTCTTGAGGCGGTGAGCCTCGTCTACGACCAGCACCTTCCACTTCCACCTGGGGTGGGACGGCAGGAATGACACAATGTGACAAAATTAAATGCTGGACGGGTCAAAAGGTTCTaagaaaatgttgaaagagatgagagattattttttttaactatttgaaataaaaacgtAAAAAGagccatgacatttttttataacatccatcaattatctgaggcacttatcctcacaagggttgcaagagtgctggaacctatccctaTCATACCTCATCCATCCAATTAGTACTTTTTATTCAATAAAAgtgtaaataaatatgaatgtgacaatgtattaaaaaaaaattttttgagtCTTTCAAGTACCACTTGTGGTATGTagcctccctctagtggtacgtAAAGGAATCAATTAATACAAAATATCCATTTAAgcatgatatccatccatccatccatccatccattttccgagccgcttatcctcaagtactggagcctgtcccagctatcttcgggcaggaggcggggtacaccctgaactggtcgccacccaatcaattgcaggccacatggagacagacaacagttgcactcacaatcacaccgaggggcaatttagaatcttcaaggAATGCATTTTTGtagggatgtgggtggaaactggattgcccggagaaaacccacgcaggcacgcggagaacatgcaaacggcgCACAgcctgggtgggggggggttgaaccccggtcctccaaactgtgaggcagtcggACGCTCTAACCATTCTCCACCGTCCCACCTGGAGTTTGAATTCGAGTTTCTACATTTGTGTGAATTATTCAGTTTCAATTGAATTTCcaatagaatttttttccactaccaaaatatttgaaaaaaaatgcgcaaatgcaaaaaaaaaaaaaaaccaaaactatgGGGCAAGTAATGgattaaaagttatttttgcacacacatacacagtttgtcatattatgaaaactacacaATAGTGATGTTACTTTTAGATAAATTACCCCTGTATAATAAGACAAATGGAGGATGTAATGACACAtagacaaatatttttgtaatcaaCGTTCTGTTTTAAATCCATCCCTGCAAGATAATCAACAGCCCTAATTCCTAACAAGCCATtaactaaataataaaaatttaatagtttgaacaaataaaaaccagaGCACAGGACTTATCACTATACTCTAAATCGAATAATATTTGAATTCTTTAGAAGACACTCACCGTCTGAGGAAGGACACATCTTTGAGGCAgagctgaaaaacatttttgtttttttaacatgagCATTAACAAAAATAAGCCCACATCGTGCAC
Above is a genomic segment from Syngnathoides biaculeatus isolate LvHL_M chromosome 7, ASM1980259v1, whole genome shotgun sequence containing:
- the chd1l gene encoding chromodomain-helicase-DNA-binding protein 1-like, with amino-acid sequence MTELLLKIKNSVPAKKKTALTQSDLESWGLKGIQLRAYQLDGVQWLTQCLQNQQGCILGDEMGLGKTCQTISLLVYMSGALDVKGPFLVLSPLSVMENWRSELERFAPFLSVLCYKGDKDRRAEIQGDAQDFHVLLTTYELCLKDVSFLRRWKWKVLVVDEAHRLKNQNSLLRKTLTEFSLDFRVLLTGTPIQNNLQELHSLLSFVQPAVFSAEDADDFSRSYADVRSQPALAAELQSVLEPFLLRRVKSEVAVDLPKKTEVVVYHGMSALQKKYYKALLMKDVEAFGNDQSSKTRLLNILIQLRKCVDHPYLFDGVEPEPFEMGEHLIEASGKLRLLDNMLAYLHQGGHRVLLFSQMTRMLDILQDYMEYRGFSYERLDGSVRGEERNLAVKKFSGEDVFVFLLGTKAGGVGMNLTAADTVIFMDSDFNPQNDLQAAARCHRIGQHRPVKVVRLLARDTVEEIMYSRAVSKLELTNAVIEEGRFSLLERAQSAAAGLQLSEILKFGVDKLLSSDESSVQDVKLQKILGPSRDGRWTVDQEDADEDPSSLREEEDRESEYDMQNHMYCFEGKDYSKDPSSEDQKSFERLLEEQLAELQKTGGEGRSLRNKTDVSAAAALAFPSRKRRPLTEEEAELRRRKREEAAAKRAKYEAEAKKKQEEHKYKKKMARWASSGYRSRCLKPAHSDEDEEEDEEDATSVASADSDGGAIHYVLGDVTHPHAARGDAVIVHCVDDSGRWGKGGLFTALEVRSAEPRRQYELAGEMKDLDLGSVLFFPIDDKQSRLDGNDHLALIVAQRRDKDNKLSGIFLTALDQGLKRIYAAAKRKRASVHLPRIGHATEGFNWYGTERLIRKHLASRGIPTFIYYHSRGAKNVLAAASASSSEPQEAGPSAPGGPLTSPDLPSFMRGVCVFFYNLTATDRKRLARYLCTYDGDEEAGMSGEVTHIVAEVEHELHSQELRELTRRYRRAVPVRKAWLEACFSQQRQVCSASFTHALA